The DNA sequence GCCCTGGCCTCTAAGCTGCTGGACATTATCCCAGCCGCCCTGGAGATCGAAAATCTTCTTCAGCCACGTGAGCGCCTCCACGGCCTCAGGGCTATTGATCGTGACCGTCCAGCGGTCCTCGCTAAAGCGCGAGCCACCGAGTTGGGTCAGGGGAACAATCCACTCGTTGTGGCCGCCGCTGCCCCAGAACGGCGCATAGCCAGAAACGGTGAGCTTGCCGCCCGCATCCACCTTGGACGTCTTGGTAACTACCTCTTCCATCTCGTCCCAGTATTGGGGCGGATTCTCCGGATCGAGCCCCGCTTCCAGGTAGCTCTCCGTCCGCATGTACATGACACGCAGGTCGGGTGAATAGGAGAAGCCGTAGAGCTTGCCGTCCCAGTAATTCTCTTGGAAAAGAGATCCCCAGAACGCGCTCATGTCAACGCTGGACGCCTTGACGCGCGGCAAGAGGTCGGTTGCCACACCGGTGAGACCCCACTCCGGCGAGAACCAGTCGCCACCTGAGGCAACGTCCGGCGAAGAGCCTGCCGCAGCCGCGGTCGCAATGGTGTTCCACAGACTGGCCGGCGTGGAACCCACAACGCGGACTTTGTTGTCGTATGCCTCGCGGAACGCATTGGAAATTTCGCCACCCGTGTCGGTGCCAAAGTCGTACTTGGTGGGACTCCAGACCGTCACCACGCCTTCAACTGCGCCAGGCTCCGTCATGGCTTCAGGCGCTTTGGCTTCCGGCTCGGCATCATCGGCCGCCGGAGCTGCCGATGGCTGCACACCGCAGGCTGCAGCCAAGAGCGTAGTGGCGCCAATTCCTGTTGCCGCCAGGAAACCGCGTCGCGAAATGTGCGCTGCTTTCACTGTGCCCCTCCTTGCTTAAGGGTCTACTTTTTCACCGACACAACAGTACCACTCTAGTGAGGATGTAGTCAATAACCTTGCGCATACACTGCATCAAGATCTCAACGCGCTTTCCATGTCATAGTTGATTGCCGGCTACCGTGCACGCACGTGTGCTACGAGCTGGTGAGATGCCTAGGTATGTACCCACAAACGTACCATTGGTATAATGTCTCTGATATCCCCCGAACACTCATGGACCAGCCAGGGCTTATGCGGAAACTATTCAGCAATCAAGAGCGGCGGTTTGGCTTTTTGCCGGGACGGCAACAGCAGCCTGAGCTACCTGATGAACTTTGGGAAAAGTGCGCTGGCTGCGGCGAGATGATCTATGCGGCAGAATTCGAGCAAAGTGCTCATGTCTGTCCAAAGTGCGATCACCATGCCCGCCTGAGTGCTCGCAAGCGTGTCGCCTACCTTCTCGACGAGGGCTCTTTTGCCGAACGCGACAATGAAATGCGCTCGCGTGACATTCTGGGCTTCGAGCGGCCAGACCGCAGCTACGAACAAAAGCTTGCAGATGAAGCGGACAAAGCCGGCATTCCGGAATCAGTAGTCTACGGTACCGGCACGGTACGAGGCGAAGACGTGGTGCTGGCCGTCATTGACACAAATTTCTTCATGGCGACAATGGGCTCGGTGGTCGGCGAGAAGATTACCCGGGCAATCGAGCTCGCCACGGTGACGCGCACGCCGTTGATCATCGTATCGGCATCCGCCGGCGCACGCATGGAAGAAGGCATGTTTTCCCTCATGCAGATGGCAAAGACCTCCGCCGCCTTGACACGGCTGCACGAGGCGCGCGTACTCTACGTCTCGATCCTTACCGATCCCACGCTTGCGGGTGTCACCGCCAGTTTTGCGACGCTTGCCGACGTGATTGTCGCCGAGCCGCAGGCCACAATTGGCTTTACCGGTCCGCGCCTCATTGAACAGATTACGCACGCCAAGTTGCCGGCAGGGACACACTCGGCAGAATTCATGCTCGAGCGCGGCATGGTGGACTGTATTGTGCCGCGGGCAGACCTGCGGCGTACGCTCGCCCGCTTGATAGGCCTATACTCCCACCAGACATTGGACCCCCGCACCGACGTTGTGCCGCCGACAAACGGCAGCACTCAAGCGGAGACTGTTTCCTAGCCATGGCATACGAATTCGAACAAGCACTTGTGGACCTGCGCGAACGCATCGACTCAATGGAAGCCGATCTCAAGAACGGTGCTCCGGCCGACGCGGCGCAAGAGGTAAAGGAGCTCCGCACCGAGCTAGAGCGTCAGACCGTTGATGTCTTCGCGAATCTCTCGCCGTGGGACCGGGTGCAGCTTGCCCGCCATTCGCAGCGACCGCGGTCACTGGATTT is a window from the Chloroflexota bacterium genome containing:
- a CDS encoding extracellular solute-binding protein, encoding MKAAHISRRGFLAATGIGATTLLAAACGVQPSAAPAADDAEPEAKAPEAMTEPGAVEGVVTVWSPTKYDFGTDTGGEISNAFREAYDNKVRVVGSTPASLWNTIATAAAAGSSPDVASGGDWFSPEWGLTGVATDLLPRVKASSVDMSAFWGSLFQENYWDGKLYGFSYSPDLRVMYMRTESYLEAGLDPENPPQYWDEMEEVVTKTSKVDAGGKLTVSGYAPFWGSGGHNEWIVPLTQLGGSRFSEDRWTVTINSPEAVEALTWLKKIFDLQGGWDNVQQLRGQGIRSNVHFNDGRIANYWATYAERGEWLRVNAPDLTFHFMPYPRPRETDKHATWGGTHTWHIGNSAANPDGGWAFIEFGARPEWNLLFAKRYDRIPIRIDVTHSEEFHENDPFLLLQNEMIPHRVGNVGIPGAEALRRRWRIPLVDDVTSGKVTPQEGLASAEHDMQAILDEWKARIDG
- the accD gene encoding acetyl-CoA carboxylase, carboxyltransferase subunit beta, which codes for MRKLFSNQERRFGFLPGRQQQPELPDELWEKCAGCGEMIYAAEFEQSAHVCPKCDHHARLSARKRVAYLLDEGSFAERDNEMRSRDILGFERPDRSYEQKLADEADKAGIPESVVYGTGTVRGEDVVLAVIDTNFFMATMGSVVGEKITRAIELATVTRTPLIIVSASAGARMEEGMFSLMQMAKTSAALTRLHEARVLYVSILTDPTLAGVTASFATLADVIVAEPQATIGFTGPRLIEQITHAKLPAGTHSAEFMLERGMVDCIVPRADLRRTLARLIGLYSHQTLDPRTDVVPPTNGSTQAETVS